One genomic segment of bacterium includes these proteins:
- a CDS encoding AmmeMemoRadiSam system radical SAM enzyme yields DAQLRALVDFVASVDRRLPLHFSAYHPAWKLEAPPTPRATLERAARIGREKLDHVHLGNV; encoded by the coding sequence CGACGCGCAGCTGCGCGCCCTGGTGGATTTCGTGGCCTCGGTGGACCGGCGCCTCCCGCTGCACTTCTCGGCCTACCACCCGGCCTGGAAGCTGGAGGCGCCGCCCACGCCGCGCGCCACCCTGGAGCGCGCGGCGCGGATCGGCCGCGAGAAGCTGGACCACGT